One stretch of Carettochelys insculpta isolate YL-2023 chromosome 20, ASM3395843v1, whole genome shotgun sequence DNA includes these proteins:
- the AFMID gene encoding kynurenine formamidase isoform X12, whose translation MGRSGGQQVELGGQGGGRAGGSGAPFLPAHAFLFPAAFPLLLYIHGGYWQFLSKDVSGFAAPPLVAQGIAVVAVGYDVAPKGHMDEMVAQVRRSVAFIAQQHPQLSGVYLCGHSAGAHLAAMVLSTNWEEYGVTPDIRGAFLVSGVYDLEPITHTYVNNLLHMSREVARRNSPILCVAAVEPAREACEVLIVVAQHDSLEFHRQSQEYFQALCSAGWRVSLLDVADMDHFDVIEKLSQESYILTRMVLNMITRAGI comes from the exons atgggcagaagtggggggcagcaagtggagctgggaggacagggaggaGGCCGTGCAGGGGGCAGTGGTGCTCCTTTCCTGCCAGCTCACGCTTTCTTGTtccctgcagccttccccctcctcctgtacATCCATGGGGGGTACTGGCAGTTTTTAAG TAAGGACGTGTCTGGCTTTGCAGCGCCCcctctggtggcacagggcatcGCAGTGGTGGCGGTTGGCTATGACGTGGCTCCGAAAG GCCACATGGATGAGATGGTGGCGCAGGTTCGGCGCAGCGTGGCCTTCATTGCACAGCAGCATCCACAGCTCAG CGGAGTTTACCTGTGCGGACACTCAGCAGGGGCTCACCTGGCGGCCATGGTGCTCTCAACCAACTGGGAGGAGTATGGAGTGACACCAGACATAAGAG GCGCTTTTCTGGTGAGTGGAGTCTATGACCTGGAACCCATCACTCACACCTACGTGAACAACCTGCTCCATATGAGCCG AGAGGTAGCACGGAGGAACAGCCCCAtcctgtgtgtggcagcagtggagCCGGCCAGGGAGGCCTGTGAAGTGCTGATTGTGGTGGCCCAGCACGACTCACTGGAATTCCACAGACAGTCTCAGGAGTATTTCCAg gccttgtgctctgctggctggagagtCTCTCTGCTGGACGTGGCTGACATGGATCACTTTGATGTCATTGAGAAGTTATCACAGGAGAGTTATATCCTGACTCGG ATGGTTTTGAACATGATCACAAGAGCAGGAATTTGA
- the AFMID gene encoding kynurenine formamidase isoform X7, which yields MSGSSRKAPGLPRPRYGLCCMSLMGAVMGRNWTFTYPQIPPVVKNGQKWGAASGAGRTGRRPCRGQWCSFPASSRFLVPCSLPPPPVHPWGVLAVFKVLTSVASPVLGGASVQGAAQPLNLDQGVFLFASKDVSGFAAPPLVAQGIAVVAVGYDVAPKGHMDEMVAQVRRSVAFIAQQHPQLSGVYLCGHSAGAHLAAMVLSTNWEEYGVTPDIRGAFLVSGVYDLEPITHTYVNNLLHMSREVARRNSPILCVAAVEPAREACEVLIVVAQHDSLEFHRQSQEYFQALCSAGWRVSLLDVADMDHFDVIEKLSQESYILTRMVLNMITRAGI from the exons ATGTCAGGGAGCTCACGGAAG GCACCAGGACTGCCCAGGCCACGCTACGGACTCTGCTGCATGTCCCTTATGGGGGCGGTGATGGGGAGAAACTGGACATTTACTTACCCACAGATCCCTCCAGTGGTAAAAaatgggcagaagtggggggcagcaagtggagctgggaggacagggaggaGGCCGTGCAGGGGGCAGTGGTGCTCCTTTCCTGCCAGCTCACGCTTTCTTGTtccctgcagccttccccctcctcctgtacATCCATGGGGGGTACTGGCAGTTTTTAAG GTGCTCACCTCAGTGGCCAGCCCTGTCCTGGGAGGTGCTTCGGTGCAGGGGGCTGCTCAGCCCCTGAACCTGGACCAAGGGGTGTTTCTTTTCGCCAGTAAGGACGTGTCTGGCTTTGCAGCGCCCcctctggtggcacagggcatcGCAGTGGTGGCGGTTGGCTATGACGTGGCTCCGAAAG GCCACATGGATGAGATGGTGGCGCAGGTTCGGCGCAGCGTGGCCTTCATTGCACAGCAGCATCCACAGCTCAG CGGAGTTTACCTGTGCGGACACTCAGCAGGGGCTCACCTGGCGGCCATGGTGCTCTCAACCAACTGGGAGGAGTATGGAGTGACACCAGACATAAGAG GCGCTTTTCTGGTGAGTGGAGTCTATGACCTGGAACCCATCACTCACACCTACGTGAACAACCTGCTCCATATGAGCCG AGAGGTAGCACGGAGGAACAGCCCCAtcctgtgtgtggcagcagtggagCCGGCCAGGGAGGCCTGTGAAGTGCTGATTGTGGTGGCCCAGCACGACTCACTGGAATTCCACAGACAGTCTCAGGAGTATTTCCAg gccttgtgctctgctggctggagagtCTCTCTGCTGGACGTGGCTGACATGGATCACTTTGATGTCATTGAGAAGTTATCACAGGAGAGTTATATCCTGACTCGG ATGGTTTTGAACATGATCACAAGAGCAGGAATTTGA
- the AFMID gene encoding kynurenine formamidase isoform X9, with product MSLMGAVMGRNWTFTYPQIPPVVKNGQKWGAASGAGRTGRRPCRGQWCSFPASSRFLVPCSLPPPPVHPWGVLAVFKVLTSVASPVLGGASVQGAAQPLNLDQGVFLFASKDVSGFAAPPLVAQGIAVVAVGYDVAPKGHMDEMVAQVRRSVAFIAQQHPQLSGVYLCGHSAGAHLAAMVLSTNWEEYGVTPDIRGAFLVSGVYDLEPITHTYVNNLLHMSREVARRNSPILCVAAVEPAREACEVLIVVAQHDSLEFHRQSQEYFQALCSAGWRVSLLDVADMDHFDVIEKLSQESYILTRMVLNMITRAGI from the exons ATGTCCCTTATGGGGGCGGTGATGGGGAGAAACTGGACATTTACTTACCCACAGATCCCTCCAGTGGTAAAAaatgggcagaagtggggggcagcaagtggagctgggaggacagggaggaGGCCGTGCAGGGGGCAGTGGTGCTCCTTTCCTGCCAGCTCACGCTTTCTTGTtccctgcagccttccccctcctcctgtacATCCATGGGGGGTACTGGCAGTTTTTAAG GTGCTCACCTCAGTGGCCAGCCCTGTCCTGGGAGGTGCTTCGGTGCAGGGGGCTGCTCAGCCCCTGAACCTGGACCAAGGGGTGTTTCTTTTCGCCAGTAAGGACGTGTCTGGCTTTGCAGCGCCCcctctggtggcacagggcatcGCAGTGGTGGCGGTTGGCTATGACGTGGCTCCGAAAG GCCACATGGATGAGATGGTGGCGCAGGTTCGGCGCAGCGTGGCCTTCATTGCACAGCAGCATCCACAGCTCAG CGGAGTTTACCTGTGCGGACACTCAGCAGGGGCTCACCTGGCGGCCATGGTGCTCTCAACCAACTGGGAGGAGTATGGAGTGACACCAGACATAAGAG GCGCTTTTCTGGTGAGTGGAGTCTATGACCTGGAACCCATCACTCACACCTACGTGAACAACCTGCTCCATATGAGCCG AGAGGTAGCACGGAGGAACAGCCCCAtcctgtgtgtggcagcagtggagCCGGCCAGGGAGGCCTGTGAAGTGCTGATTGTGGTGGCCCAGCACGACTCACTGGAATTCCACAGACAGTCTCAGGAGTATTTCCAg gccttgtgctctgctggctggagagtCTCTCTGCTGGACGTGGCTGACATGGATCACTTTGATGTCATTGAGAAGTTATCACAGGAGAGTTATATCCTGACTCGG ATGGTTTTGAACATGATCACAAGAGCAGGAATTTGA